A genomic stretch from Synergistaceae bacterium DZ-S4 includes:
- the proS gene encoding proline--tRNA ligase has translation MAKNITPKEQDFSQWYLDVIRAAELADYAPVRGCMVVRPTGYSVWELIQKHFDEAFKETGHVNASFPLLIPKSFLEKEAEHVEGFAPECAVVTHAGGEELEEPLIIRPTSETVIGHMYSKWVQSWRDLPILINQWCNVMRWEKRPRLFLRTSEFLWQEGHTAHATKEEAVDETLLMLEVYRRIMVEELALPVIPGEKTEGERFPGADNTYTCETMMSDKKALQAGTSHYLGQNFAKAFDIKFQNKNGEMDFAHTTSWGVSMRLIGALIMTHSDNDGLVLPPRVAPTKAVIIPISTDAAKFDEIIVPKAKELQSALNKILCGRFVRVDTQQHLRPGDRFFFHLQKGVPLRLELGEKEYAAGKVKVVRRDTGEKVDIVWEDLEKRIPELLDDIQKNLFDKALKFRQENTFHASGMAEFKEILETKGGFVEVFFEGSKEDEKAIKEATGATPRCYPLEYSDERGRCFYTGKEGARKAIFAKAY, from the coding sequence ATGGCTAAGAACATAACACCTAAAGAACAGGATTTTTCACAGTGGTACCTTGACGTGATACGTGCCGCAGAGCTGGCTGACTATGCGCCTGTACGCGGCTGTATGGTCGTCCGACCTACCGGTTACTCAGTATGGGAACTCATCCAGAAGCATTTTGACGAGGCTTTCAAAGAAACCGGTCATGTTAATGCATCCTTCCCTCTCCTTATTCCTAAATCATTCCTGGAAAAAGAAGCGGAACATGTGGAAGGCTTTGCTCCCGAGTGCGCGGTCGTTACTCATGCAGGGGGAGAAGAGCTTGAAGAACCTCTGATAATACGGCCTACTTCGGAAACAGTAATAGGACATATGTACAGCAAATGGGTCCAGTCCTGGCGTGATCTGCCAATATTGATCAACCAGTGGTGCAACGTAATGCGCTGGGAGAAGAGGCCCCGGCTTTTCCTCCGGACCTCCGAATTCCTCTGGCAGGAAGGCCATACCGCTCATGCGACAAAAGAAGAAGCGGTAGACGAGACCCTGCTCATGCTCGAGGTCTACAGAAGGATAATGGTGGAGGAGCTTGCACTGCCGGTCATACCAGGAGAGAAGACTGAGGGTGAACGGTTCCCGGGTGCGGACAACACATACACATGTGAGACCATGATGAGCGACAAAAAAGCGCTTCAGGCGGGTACGAGCCATTATCTGGGCCAGAATTTCGCGAAGGCATTCGACATAAAGTTCCAGAATAAAAACGGAGAGATGGACTTTGCACATACGACCAGCTGGGGAGTATCGATGCGCCTTATCGGCGCACTGATCATGACCCACTCTGACAACGACGGTCTTGTTCTGCCGCCGAGGGTAGCTCCGACCAAGGCTGTCATTATACCCATCTCTACAGATGCGGCAAAATTCGACGAGATCATAGTACCCAAGGCCAAAGAACTCCAGTCTGCGCTGAACAAGATCCTTTGCGGACGCTTTGTCCGGGTCGACACTCAGCAACATCTTCGCCCGGGCGACAGGTTTTTCTTCCATCTCCAGAAGGGCGTACCGCTTCGCCTGGAGCTCGGAGAGAAGGAATATGCGGCCGGAAAGGTCAAAGTAGTTCGCAGGGACACCGGAGAGAAGGTCGATATTGTTTGGGAAGATCTTGAAAAACGCATCCCGGAACTTCTTGACGATATTCAGAAAAACCTCTTTGACAAGGCGCTGAAGTTCAGGCAGGAGAACACATTCCATGCGTCAGGCATGGCTGAGTTCAAGGAGATCCTGGAGACTAAGGGAGGCTTCGTCGAGGTATTCTTCGAGGGAAGCAAAGAGGATGAAAAGGCCATCAAGGAAGCGACAGGCGCGACACCGAGATGCTACCCGCTCGAGTACTCTGACGAGAGAGGCAGATGCTTCTACACCGGAAAAGAGGGAGCCCGTAAAGCCATTTTTGCGAAGGCCTACTAG
- a CDS encoding YerC/YecD family TrpR-related protein: protein MALEWKDEFTDQLCDSIVAITDREEAYRFLEDVATFSEIRAFAQRLQVASLLLKGMSYPQIVQATGASTATISRVKKFVEYGSDGYRDVLAKLEKTKKEEDKKKKK, encoded by the coding sequence ATGGCTTTAGAGTGGAAAGATGAGTTCACCGACCAGCTTTGCGACTCGATAGTGGCGATAACAGACAGAGAGGAAGCCTATCGTTTCCTGGAGGATGTGGCCACCTTTTCCGAGATAAGGGCTTTCGCACAGAGACTCCAGGTTGCAAGCCTGCTTCTGAAAGGGATGTCTTATCCCCAGATAGTACAGGCGACCGGAGCAAGCACTGCGACGATCAGCAGGGTCAAGAAGTTTGTTGAATACGGATCAGACGGATACAGGGACGTTCTCGCAAAGCTGGAAAAGACAAAAAAAGAAGAGGACAAGAAGAAGAAAAAATAA
- a CDS encoding endonuclease, translated as MRGAISIKCGIDPGRHKIGVAFAESGTLLFSAIVPKSQEAILSGALREGNWSLLGRWRKEGDLGAVEGKTVEKIYIGNGTSSDDLIKLLNGACDIESADEYGTTLKGREIYWRLHPPKGLWRLIPTSLRTPPRDIDDLAAWAIIK; from the coding sequence TTGAGAGGGGCGATTTCGATTAAGTGCGGTATAGATCCCGGCCGTCATAAGATAGGGGTGGCCTTCGCCGAATCAGGCACGCTGCTCTTCTCTGCGATAGTACCAAAATCCCAAGAGGCCATCCTTTCAGGTGCTTTGAGGGAGGGGAACTGGTCTCTGCTAGGGCGTTGGAGAAAAGAAGGGGACCTTGGGGCTGTCGAGGGAAAGACGGTCGAGAAGATATATATAGGCAACGGCACATCTTCGGATGACCTAATAAAGCTGCTAAATGGGGCCTGTGATATCGAATCGGCCGACGAATACGGTACTACGCTTAAGGGACGTGAGATATACTGGAGGCTTCATCCCCCTAAAGGGCTTTGGAGACTTATTCCGACCTCACTCAGGACTCCTCCGAGGGATATCGACGATCTTGCCGCATGGGCGATAATAAAATAA
- a CDS encoding lysophospholipid acyltransferase family protein: MNNKQSFIWSVLSLFRKTILVLPHKTAVMLGGCVGALIPLFTHKKLMEASKRCARILNIPEKEAMRIVRGAYRNFGKSTAEFIRLPVMPSKLNKIVTVYGEENLREAYDAGKGVLIVTAHLGNWEYAGAWCAQNGYQINGLGTDQRDERITNLIMELRNAGGMKALGKASDLKAMIRALQAGEIIAIPVDQDAKKAGIVSPFLGYPASTPVGMAKLADKLGCAVVPAYCVRWLGTEKLELHFNPALKGREGKPYGKDLQESIDDCNELISGWIRKYPDQWMWMYPRWESVERGDFD; encoded by the coding sequence ATGAATAATAAGCAGTCCTTTATCTGGTCGGTACTTTCTTTATTCAGGAAGACAATACTTGTCCTGCCGCACAAAACTGCGGTCATGCTTGGCGGTTGCGTCGGTGCGCTCATCCCGCTTTTTACGCATAAAAAACTAATGGAAGCCTCAAAACGCTGCGCAAGGATACTAAACATCCCTGAGAAAGAGGCCATGCGCATTGTAAGGGGAGCTTACAGAAACTTTGGGAAATCTACGGCTGAGTTCATCAGACTGCCTGTTATGCCATCAAAGCTGAACAAGATAGTGACAGTCTACGGTGAGGAAAATCTTCGCGAAGCCTATGATGCCGGCAAGGGCGTGCTGATCGTAACAGCGCACCTGGGGAACTGGGAGTATGCCGGAGCGTGGTGCGCTCAGAACGGATATCAGATCAACGGGTTGGGTACAGACCAGAGGGATGAGAGGATCACAAATCTGATAATGGAACTCAGAAATGCTGGGGGCATGAAGGCCCTGGGCAAGGCCTCTGATCTCAAGGCTATGATAAGAGCTCTCCAGGCAGGGGAGATCATCGCGATACCGGTCGACCAGGATGCCAAAAAGGCAGGAATAGTCTCCCCGTTCCTCGGTTATCCCGCAAGCACACCTGTAGGAATGGCCAAGCTTGCAGATAAGCTTGGCTGCGCTGTCGTCCCTGCATATTGCGTACGGTGGCTTGGGACGGAAAAGCTCGAACTTCATTTCAATCCCGCCCTTAAGGGCAGGGAAGGAAAACCATACGGGAAAGACCTTCAGGAAAGCATAGATGACTGCAATGAGCTTATATCCGGGTGGATCAGAAAATATCCTGACCAGTGGATGTGGATGTACCCCAGATGGGAATCTGTTGAGAGGGGCGATTTCGATTAA
- a CDS encoding AbrB family transcriptional regulator — MDPNYLVFFAVIGGSAVGYKSGFPAGALVGGLIVGLIIKAVMHMGLDEKIEWLSWISQALVAYVLVRGSDFSSIAELPKYLPAAMAYSFSLLAFTLGLAWIFSKICKMDFLTSLFATTPGGLTGIAIVAVDIGADPTISILFNICRIVTILVVVPIIANLIVKY; from the coding sequence GTGGATCCAAATTATCTGGTATTTTTTGCTGTAATAGGCGGCAGTGCCGTAGGCTACAAATCGGGTTTTCCCGCAGGGGCTCTTGTCGGAGGCCTGATAGTGGGGCTTATAATAAAAGCTGTGATGCACATGGGACTTGATGAGAAGATCGAGTGGCTTTCATGGATCTCACAAGCGCTCGTAGCCTATGTGCTTGTCAGGGGCAGTGACTTCTCCTCAATAGCCGAACTGCCAAAATATCTTCCGGCAGCAATGGCGTACAGTTTCTCGCTTCTTGCTTTTACCCTTGGTCTTGCCTGGATATTCTCCAAAATATGTAAAATGGATTTCCTTACTTCGCTCTTTGCGACGACCCCGGGCGGCCTGACGGGCATTGCAATAGTGGCTGTAGACATAGGCGCAGACCCAACTATATCGATACTGTTCAATATATGCAGGATCGTCACAATACTTGTCGTTGTCCCGATAATTGCCAATTTGATCGTAAAATATTGA
- a CDS encoding TRAP transporter permease, producing MSDENITKNGQNHSILDEVSMDESKINELIEKYDAESRYRKLTGLQGKFITAWLCAMSLFHLYTAGIATMPITIQRAIHLTFAIVAVYILFPAGRKGSKTSTPIYDWILAALAGGVIGYIIFFFNDIARRGAEPLPYEIWLGIAAIILVLEAGRRVVGNVLPCMSILFLLYCHFGYMVPGMFQIRGYTLSRIIQHMYLTPEGIFGLALGVSATFVIVFIIFGAFLSQSGGARFFNELALAVAGGTPGGPAKVAVVASGLLGTINGSSVANVATTGTFTIPLMKRVGYPPHYAGAVEACASTGGQLMPPIMGAGAFIMSEFLGIPYLTIAAAAIIPAFIYYTAIFTNVHIRARKENFQGLPADQLPVVREVMRRDGHLLVPVIVIIVTLLMKYTPLRAGFIGVVSVILVSSLKQNTRMGVKDLIKALEEGARGALGVALACALVGFVVGTSSLTSLGLTISNNIIDISGGNLLLTLIMAMVACLVLGMGLPTTANYIVCSTIIAPALIGMNVLPLSAHLFVFYFGIMADLTPPVCLAAFTGAGIAGASPSKTGFTATKIALCSYIMPYMFVYNPMILLQNVVLYELVILVVSATLGVVVLAGAFEGWFYRTLKVYERLVMSICALAAIHHSMMLSLIGTAGIILAILYLRQTKGEAVLAD from the coding sequence ATGAGCGACGAAAATATTACCAAAAATGGCCAAAACCACAGTATCCTTGATGAAGTGTCAATGGATGAATCAAAGATAAACGAACTGATAGAAAAGTACGACGCTGAAAGCAGATACAGAAAACTTACAGGTCTCCAGGGCAAATTCATTACAGCATGGCTTTGTGCCATGTCCCTTTTCCATCTTTACACTGCGGGGATCGCAACCATGCCTATCACCATCCAGCGTGCTATCCACCTTACCTTTGCTATCGTTGCAGTTTACATTCTTTTTCCTGCAGGAAGAAAAGGATCGAAAACATCGACTCCGATATACGACTGGATACTTGCAGCCTTAGCCGGAGGAGTTATCGGATACATAATCTTCTTTTTTAACGATATCGCCAGGCGCGGAGCAGAGCCCCTTCCTTATGAAATATGGCTGGGCATTGCAGCAATAATATTGGTCCTTGAAGCAGGCAGAAGGGTAGTAGGAAACGTTTTGCCATGCATGAGCATTTTGTTCCTTCTTTACTGCCATTTTGGCTATATGGTTCCGGGAATGTTCCAGATAAGAGGATATACACTGAGCAGGATCATCCAGCACATGTACCTGACTCCTGAAGGGATTTTTGGATTAGCCCTTGGAGTCTCTGCTACATTTGTGATCGTCTTCATAATCTTTGGCGCATTCCTCTCTCAGAGCGGCGGAGCAAGGTTCTTCAACGAACTCGCTCTGGCTGTAGCAGGAGGGACCCCCGGAGGCCCCGCTAAGGTTGCGGTCGTGGCTTCAGGACTTCTTGGTACGATAAATGGTTCTTCGGTAGCGAACGTTGCAACAACAGGCACATTTACGATCCCACTTATGAAAAGGGTAGGATATCCACCGCACTATGCAGGTGCAGTCGAAGCATGTGCTTCTACCGGAGGACAGCTCATGCCGCCTATAATGGGAGCGGGCGCGTTCATAATGAGCGAATTCCTTGGCATCCCATACCTTACGATAGCAGCGGCTGCGATAATACCTGCTTTTATTTATTACACCGCGATATTCACTAACGTACACATAAGGGCGAGGAAAGAAAATTTCCAGGGACTTCCTGCAGATCAGCTCCCGGTAGTCAGAGAAGTAATGAGACGCGACGGGCATCTACTGGTTCCTGTCATAGTGATAATCGTGACGCTTCTGATGAAGTATACTCCCCTTCGTGCAGGGTTTATCGGTGTTGTTTCTGTCATTTTGGTAAGTTCGTTAAAACAGAACACCAGAATGGGAGTGAAAGACCTCATCAAAGCCCTTGAAGAAGGCGCTCGCGGTGCGCTTGGCGTTGCTCTTGCATGTGCCCTGGTTGGATTCGTCGTCGGTACATCTTCGCTGACCTCACTGGGACTTACCATCTCCAATAACATAATAGACATTTCCGGCGGCAACCTTCTCCTTACCTTGATAATGGCAATGGTCGCATGTCTTGTGCTGGGTATGGGACTTCCAACGACAGCGAACTACATAGTCTGCAGCACAATAATCGCTCCAGCGCTTATTGGCATGAATGTTCTTCCTCTTTCCGCGCACCTTTTTGTTTTCTATTTCGGGATCATGGCCGACCTTACACCGCCGGTCTGCCTTGCAGCATTCACAGGAGCCGGCATAGCTGGAGCAAGCCCTTCAAAAACAGGCTTCACTGCCACTAAGATCGCTCTCTGCTCGTACATTATGCCCTACATGTTTGTCTACAATCCAATGATACTGCTCCAGAACGTAGTCCTTTACGAGCTGGTGATACTAGTGGTATCGGCGACCCTGGGTGTTGTAGTGCTTGCGGGAGCTTTTGAAGGATGGTTCTACCGCACGCTTAAAGTTTATGAGCGCCTTGTGATGTCGATATGTGCACTTGCGGCCATCCATCACAGTATGATGCTGAGCCTTATCGGAACGGCGGGAATAATCCTGGCTATCCTTTACCTGAGACAGACAAAGGGAGAGGCTGTTCTGGCAGACTAA
- a CDS encoding TAXI family TRAP transporter solute-binding subunit: protein MTKTARFLIVTAMILVFAGAASAATFINIGTGSTGGTYYPVGAGMAKVWNSAIPGMKANAQSTGGTAQNLALLGKGEAEVIFADGLYFFAYEGKGTFEGKPMKELRGLVPLYAEPIHFLVAKGSNIKSIQDLKGKRVSVGAVGSGTEVTVRTLLKVAGLDPDKDIKPENLGLSDTAGAFADKNIDAALTVGALGIAGVVEITTLGTAEFRDIPADIVAKLGKELPYYLPFDIPANTYKGQTTPVKALASWNVLITTEKLGDEDAYKMTKALYEHKQDILNISTRLASMSPENLKYIQVPLHKGSLKYYKEIGAVK from the coding sequence ATGACAAAGACAGCAAGATTCCTTATCGTAACGGCGATGATCCTTGTATTCGCCGGAGCCGCATCAGCAGCAACGTTTATCAACATCGGCACAGGATCGACAGGCGGAACGTATTACCCGGTCGGCGCAGGCATGGCAAAAGTATGGAACAGCGCGATCCCCGGAATGAAGGCAAACGCACAGTCAACCGGCGGAACAGCACAGAACCTTGCTCTCCTTGGTAAGGGTGAAGCTGAAGTAATTTTTGCGGACGGCCTCTATTTCTTTGCCTATGAAGGCAAGGGCACATTCGAAGGAAAGCCGATGAAGGAACTCCGTGGACTTGTTCCCCTTTATGCCGAACCCATCCACTTCCTCGTCGCAAAGGGCAGCAACATCAAATCGATCCAGGATCTTAAGGGCAAGAGGGTCTCTGTCGGAGCAGTCGGAAGCGGAACCGAAGTAACGGTGCGCACACTTCTTAAGGTAGCGGGACTTGACCCCGACAAGGACATCAAGCCGGAGAACCTTGGACTTTCCGACACAGCCGGAGCGTTTGCCGATAAGAACATCGACGCAGCACTCACAGTAGGAGCTCTTGGCATCGCCGGGGTCGTTGAGATCACCACACTTGGCACAGCAGAATTCCGCGACATTCCAGCAGACATAGTTGCAAAACTTGGAAAAGAACTCCCCTACTACCTGCCATTCGATATCCCCGCAAACACCTACAAAGGCCAGACCACGCCCGTTAAGGCACTCGCAAGCTGGAACGTCCTCATCACAACCGAAAAGCTCGGAGATGAAGATGCTTACAAAATGACGAAGGCACTCTACGAGCACAAGCAGGATATCCTCAACATTTCGACAAGACTTGCTTCCATGTCTCCCGAGAACCTGAAGTATATCCAGGTCCCCCTCCACAAGGGATCACTGAAGTACTACAAGGAAATCGGAGCAGTAAAGTAG
- a CDS encoding Fe-S-containing hydro-lyase produces the protein MDAKYMKTPLTEDDVMGLRAGDIVYLSGSILIARDAAHKRLVESIASGEKEPFPIRGEIIFYAGPAPTPPGEVIGPIGPTTSGRMDPYTPFLLERGLRGMIGKGKRNQEVLEAIRKNRAVYFGATGGTAVLLARSVVSVEMVAYEDLGPESVRRLEIRDMPLVVLADPHGGDLYSSGPEDAVKLIIADSM, from the coding sequence ATGGATGCTAAATACATGAAAACACCCCTGACCGAAGATGACGTAATGGGACTGAGGGCGGGAGATATCGTATACCTTTCAGGAAGCATCCTTATCGCACGGGACGCAGCCCACAAAAGGCTCGTCGAGAGCATCGCATCGGGAGAAAAAGAACCTTTCCCCATCAGAGGCGAGATAATTTTTTACGCCGGACCGGCTCCTACACCCCCGGGAGAAGTCATAGGACCTATCGGTCCTACCACAAGCGGCCGGATGGATCCTTATACTCCCTTTCTTCTCGAAAGGGGACTGAGAGGCATGATAGGGAAAGGGAAGAGGAACCAGGAAGTCCTCGAAGCTATAAGGAAAAACCGGGCCGTCTATTTCGGAGCGACAGGCGGAACAGCTGTACTCCTTGCCCGATCTGTCGTGTCAGTTGAAATGGTCGCATATGAGGATCTTGGTCCCGAATCTGTCCGGAGGCTTGAGATAAGGGATATGCCTCTGGTAGTTCTGGCTGACCCTCATGGAGGAGATTTGTACAGCAGCGGCCCTGAGGATGCCGTTAAACTTATCATTGCCGACAGTATGTAA
- a CDS encoding fumarate hydratase encodes MNERYEVQACEVTDLVSDLALKANMFLPDGLKKLIRDALNKERMPIARQAFTDILENAELAAEKNMPICQDCGLAVVFIEIGQSVSVRDGNIEEAVNEGIRRAYRDGYLRKSVVKDPVFRRENSGDNTPAVIHWKITSGKDIKITVSPKGMGSENMSRIYMLKPADGAEGVIRSVVEAVKTAGPNPCPPIVLGIGIGGNFETVALASKRALLKPEGVRHQIPEYAEMEKEILKRVNELGIGPGGYGGMTTALDAHIETLPAHIAGMPVAVNICCHALRHAEGKIEGRLINGC; translated from the coding sequence ATGAACGAAAGATATGAGGTGCAGGCTTGTGAGGTCACTGATCTGGTGAGTGATCTGGCACTCAAGGCAAACATGTTTCTTCCTGACGGGCTAAAAAAGCTGATCCGTGATGCCCTGAATAAGGAAAGGATGCCCATAGCAAGGCAGGCATTCACGGATATCCTTGAAAACGCGGAGCTGGCGGCAGAAAAAAATATGCCGATATGTCAGGATTGCGGACTGGCTGTAGTTTTTATTGAAATTGGCCAAAGCGTCAGCGTCAGGGACGGAAACATAGAGGAAGCGGTAAATGAGGGTATCCGCAGGGCATACAGGGATGGATATCTTCGCAAGTCCGTGGTCAAAGATCCTGTCTTCAGAAGGGAAAACAGCGGAGACAACACACCTGCCGTCATCCACTGGAAAATAACATCCGGCAAGGATATTAAAATAACAGTCAGTCCTAAGGGTATGGGAAGCGAAAACATGAGTAGGATATATATGCTGAAGCCTGCGGACGGCGCCGAAGGAGTCATAAGGTCAGTGGTAGAGGCTGTAAAAACCGCTGGTCCCAACCCGTGTCCCCCGATAGTCCTTGGGATCGGCATCGGCGGCAATTTCGAAACTGTTGCACTCGCATCGAAGCGCGCACTGCTCAAACCGGAAGGTGTCAGGCACCAAATCCCTGAGTACGCTGAGATGGAAAAAGAGATCCTTAAGAGGGTCAATGAACTTGGCATAGGTCCAGGCGGATACGGCGGAATGACAACAGCCCTTGATGCACATATTGAGACACTGCCTGCACATATAGCTGGGATGCCAGTAGCGGTAAATATATGCTGCCATGCACTCCGGCATGCGGAGGGAAAGATAGAGGGGAGGCTCATAAATGGATGCTAA
- a CDS encoding MFS transporter — translation MQDKEMSLLSPLFLRLFIPFGLGYFISVLLGSANAIMSPILVNTFSLSPSDLGFMTSVYLISFGIAQFPLGVWLDRYGARKTLAPFMLFAVGGAVIFAYSQNVGQLILSRALTGIGLSGCLMAAFKAYSEWLPSERLPLVYSLECLTGGIGGMVATKPIGFAISVLPWRTVFAFLALFTLLTAVSIWFVTPRDGNKASGEKTTFTEQLRQMVAFFADPRFWFVAPVVTAAQSVMFAYLYLWVGPWMRDVAGMGEAEAGTYMMYAFTGAAAGYFLNGILADLFKKRGFLSWERMYLYSGALLTMVLGFIAVENGRGSAALWGIVMFLSTMTMISFPLMRKLYKANEVGRVLSLLNFTIFLFSFIFQWFIGVVLDFYPVADGQFSPEGYRTSLAVIVILNLAAVIHLYLELKKRRII, via the coding sequence TTGCAGGATAAGGAAATGTCTCTTCTCTCTCCGCTTTTCTTAAGACTTTTTATCCCGTTTGGGCTTGGGTATTTTATCTCGGTACTGCTGGGCAGCGCCAATGCCATCATGTCGCCAATATTGGTGAATACATTTTCCCTCTCTCCCTCAGATCTTGGATTTATGACATCCGTATACCTTATCTCTTTCGGCATTGCACAGTTTCCACTTGGAGTGTGGCTTGACCGTTACGGCGCACGAAAAACACTTGCGCCCTTTATGCTTTTCGCGGTCGGAGGAGCCGTGATCTTTGCATATTCCCAAAACGTCGGACAACTTATCCTTTCCAGGGCCCTTACTGGCATAGGGTTATCGGGTTGCCTTATGGCTGCCTTTAAAGCATATTCAGAATGGCTGCCATCTGAACGCCTTCCCCTTGTCTACAGCCTGGAATGCCTGACAGGCGGTATAGGAGGTATGGTGGCGACTAAACCCATCGGGTTTGCGATCAGTGTACTTCCGTGGCGCACCGTATTTGCATTTCTTGCTCTTTTTACACTTCTTACCGCTGTTTCGATATGGTTCGTCACCCCTAGGGACGGAAATAAGGCATCAGGTGAGAAAACTACATTTACAGAACAGCTAAGACAGATGGTCGCGTTTTTTGCAGATCCCAGATTCTGGTTCGTAGCCCCTGTGGTGACAGCAGCACAGAGCGTAATGTTCGCATATTTGTATCTTTGGGTCGGGCCCTGGATGAGGGACGTTGCAGGGATGGGAGAGGCTGAAGCGGGTACATATATGATGTACGCCTTTACTGGTGCTGCTGCAGGATACTTCCTTAACGGAATACTGGCGGATCTTTTTAAAAAGAGAGGATTCCTTTCATGGGAAAGAATGTATCTCTATTCAGGAGCTCTCCTTACTATGGTACTCGGTTTCATCGCAGTAGAAAACGGAAGGGGATCTGCTGCTCTGTGGGGGATCGTGATGTTCCTCTCAACGATGACGATGATCTCCTTCCCCTTAATGAGAAAACTCTACAAGGCCAATGAGGTTGGCAGAGTGCTTTCTCTTCTTAATTTTACAATCTTTCTCTTTTCCTTCATATTCCAGTGGTTCATCGGGGTCGTTCTTGATTTTTATCCTGTGGCCGATGGACAATTTTCCCCGGAAGGCTACAGGACAAGCCTTGCTGTGATAGTTATCCTGAATCTTGCCGCTGTGATACACCTTTATTTAGAATTGAAAAAACGCCGTATAATATAA
- a CDS encoding sodium ion-translocating decarboxylase subunit beta, whose amino-acid sequence MDLYLTALKGVIEQSGFIALNMPTLVMLIVSFVLLYLAIAKGFEPLLLMPIAFGCLLVNLPLSGIVDPGGFLYFVKFGIDHELYPVIIFMGIGALTDFGPLLANPITFLLGAAAQIGVFFAVIGAMFMGFTIQEAAGIGIIGGADGPTAIYLCAKLAKHILPAVAVAAYSYMSLVPLIQPPVIKLLTTKKDRGIKMEQLRPVTKTERILFPIVSTISCGLVLPASVPLVGMLMFGNLLRECGCTERLSLAAQNEVLNATTIFLGISVGATMSAESFLTVATLKIIALGLIAFIFSTAGGVLFGQLMKVVSGGKINPVIGAAGVSAVPMAARVCQKVVSKEFPGSYVLMHAMGPNVAGVIGTAVAAGAMLTLLTK is encoded by the coding sequence ATGGATCTCTATTTGACCGCGCTTAAAGGCGTAATTGAGCAGTCTGGGTTTATCGCCCTTAATATGCCTACACTTGTTATGCTTATAGTGTCGTTTGTGCTGCTCTATCTAGCTATCGCGAAGGGTTTTGAACCCCTTCTGCTTATGCCGATCGCTTTCGGATGTCTGCTTGTAAACCTGCCGCTTTCCGGCATCGTAGATCCGGGCGGATTCCTCTATTTCGTAAAGTTCGGCATTGACCACGAACTCTACCCGGTCATCATATTCATGGGTATAGGTGCTCTGACCGACTTTGGACCGCTTCTTGCGAACCCCATAACGTTCCTGCTCGGGGCTGCTGCGCAGATCGGAGTTTTCTTTGCAGTCATCGGAGCCATGTTCATGGGCTTTACTATCCAGGAAGCCGCAGGCATAGGGATAATCGGCGGGGCTGACGGCCCGACGGCAATATACCTCTGTGCTAAGCTGGCAAAACACATACTTCCAGCAGTCGCTGTGGCAGCATACAGCTATATGTCGCTGGTGCCTCTTATCCAGCCTCCCGTCATCAAGCTTCTGACGACGAAAAAGGATCGCGGCATTAAGATGGAACAGCTCCGTCCCGTTACAAAGACAGAGCGCATCCTTTTCCCGATAGTTTCGACCATCTCCTGCGGACTTGTACTTCCCGCTTCGGTCCCCCTTGTCGGGATGCTCATGTTCGGCAACCTGCTCCGTGAATGCGGATGCACCGAGCGTCTCTCTCTTGCTGCCCAGAACGAGGTGCTCAATGCGACTACGATATTCCTCGGCATATCTGTCGGAGCCACAATGAGCGCTGAATCATTCCTTACTGTTGCTACTCTTAAGATAATTGCATTGGGACTTATTGCGTTCATCTTCAGTACAGCCGGTGGAGTGCTCTTTGGCCAGCTCATGAAAGTGGTCTCCGGCGGAAAGATAAATCCGGTAATAGGTGCTGCGGGAGTTTCTGCTGTTCCGATGGCCGCACGTGTATGCCAGAAGGTCGTATCCAAGGAATTCCCGGGAAGCTATGTCCTGATGCATGCAATGGGCCCCAACGTTGCCGGAGTCATTGGTACCGCAGTTGCGGCAGGAGCTATGCTTACCCTTCTTACGAAGTAA